In the Clostridium gelidum genome, TCCTTTTTTTCCTGCATTTGCAGAAAAAAGGCCACTTAATGCGGCCCTTAAGCTGTTAATTTCTTTCTTCCTTTTTGTCTTCTGCTTTTAAGAATGTTTCTTCCTGCTGAAGTACTCATTCTCTTTCTGAAGCCATGTTCCTTTTTTCTATGTCTCTTTTTAGGTTGATAAGTCATGAACATTACACATGCA is a window encoding:
- the rpmH gene encoding 50S ribosomal protein L34, yielding MFMTYQPKKRHRKKEHGFRKRMSTSAGRNILKSRRQKGRKKLTA